A window from Hemicordylus capensis ecotype Gifberg chromosome 2, rHemCap1.1.pri, whole genome shotgun sequence encodes these proteins:
- the LOC128342519 gene encoding lymphocyte antigen 6G6e-like, protein MTHTAVTTLLLTVSFFPMALCQDAGKQGLRCYRCGFDQPCVETLVNCSEGERCGTISGHSDYKVHESILRKDCVPAQKCDSNDKLTYWNNPFRVTYSCCNTDFCNRAISGAPRPSATHLPMLLVATILAILLTFLS, encoded by the exons ATGACCCACACTGCTGTGACGACCCTGCTCTTGACGGTGTCCTTCTTTCCAATGG CCCTGTGCCAAGATGCGGGGAAGCAGGGGCTCCGATGTTACCGCTGTGGCTTTGATCAACCCTGTGTGGAGACGCTGGTGAACTGCAGTGAAGGCGAGAGATGCGGCACCATATCGGGGCATTCAG ATTATAAAGTGCACGAGTCCATCTTGAGGAAGGACTGCGTCCCAGCCCAGAAATGTGACAGTAATGACAAACTCACGTACTGGAACAACCCTTTCCGTGTCACCTACTCCTGCTGCAACACTGATTTCTGCAACAGGGCCATCTCAGGAGCACCCCGCCCCTCTGCCACCCACCTCCCCATGCTCTTGGTGGCCACCATCTTAGCTATCCTACTCACCTTCCTCTCCTGA